A single window of Magnetococcus marinus MC-1 DNA harbors:
- a CDS encoding glycosyltransferase, which translates to MLNRPPILALAPHSWHDRWLSRQQLMSRLGGRGWPVTYSYGPLNVWQRESPLWQQAGWLGGVEQVDHVQVDQPGRWFPAWQRYPWWDHVALRLHAQRMQALMGHAQADRQILFLFHPRFWPYVERLQPRYVVYHIYDVFSVMDNWSPQMDHYQQQLVERADLITTSSQGMLEQLPTPGPQKAKLLNNGADPRPFIEADGCPCPADLAMIPGPRIGYVGTVNAKLDLEMILYVASRHPHWHWVFIGPVMLEGEQAKQAKALWQQCCALDNVHLLGAKPRQAVPAYVQHMDVNTICYRIRPDDWVIHGYPVKLHEYLATGKPVVAAAQSAVKDQFSHVAAIAQHPQQWADALQAALTNGGVGTPQTRRQVALLNTWDQRTSTLENWLLEMLA; encoded by the coding sequence ATGCTTAACCGGCCCCCCATTCTGGCGCTTGCCCCCCACAGTTGGCACGACCGCTGGCTCAGCCGGCAGCAGTTAATGAGCCGTCTGGGTGGCCGGGGTTGGCCCGTCACCTACAGCTATGGTCCCCTCAATGTGTGGCAGCGCGAAAGCCCCCTGTGGCAACAGGCCGGTTGGTTGGGGGGGGTTGAACAGGTTGACCATGTGCAGGTGGATCAACCGGGCCGCTGGTTTCCCGCTTGGCAGCGCTACCCCTGGTGGGATCATGTGGCGCTGCGTCTGCACGCCCAACGCATGCAGGCCCTTATGGGGCATGCCCAGGCTGACCGACAGATTCTTTTTCTGTTTCATCCCCGCTTTTGGCCCTACGTAGAACGGCTACAGCCGCGCTATGTGGTCTACCATATCTATGATGTCTTTTCCGTTATGGATAACTGGAGCCCGCAAATGGATCACTACCAGCAGCAGTTGGTGGAGCGGGCCGATCTGATTACCACCTCTTCCCAAGGCATGCTGGAGCAGCTCCCCACGCCGGGCCCGCAAAAGGCCAAATTGCTCAATAATGGCGCCGATCCCCGCCCCTTTATCGAGGCCGATGGCTGCCCCTGCCCGGCAGATTTGGCCATGATCCCCGGCCCCCGCATTGGTTATGTGGGCACGGTCAATGCCAAATTGGATCTGGAGATGATCTTGTATGTCGCCAGCCGCCACCCCCACTGGCACTGGGTGTTTATTGGCCCGGTCATGTTGGAAGGCGAGCAGGCCAAGCAGGCTAAAGCGCTGTGGCAGCAGTGCTGCGCCCTGGATAATGTGCATCTGTTGGGGGCCAAACCCAGGCAGGCGGTACCTGCCTATGTACAGCATATGGATGTCAACACCATCTGTTACCGCATCCGCCCCGACGATTGGGTAATCCATGGCTACCCGGTCAAACTGCATGAATATTTGGCCACCGGCAAACCGGTGGTAGCCGCAGCACAAAGTGCGGTTAAGGATCAGTTTAGCCATGTTGCCGCCATCGCCCAGCACCCCCAACAGTGGGCCGATGCCCTGCAAGCCGCCCTCACCAACGGCGGCGTGGGCACCCCCCAGACCCGCCGACAGGTGGCCCTGCTCAACACCTGGGACCAACGCACCAGCACCCTGGAAAATTGGCTGCTGGAAATGTTGGCGTAG
- a CDS encoding SPASM domain-containing protein, with protein sequence MALVHKAEAHDGMPASMQREPAQPYTQRMAHLIAVGNLAQAKVDSRRLLETESHNLHAIYTLGYLYCAQGNLLSGLNSWQDLVELLHDHEQLLYLQPQQLLFLQSFCGQLLQVCGEVNHLVTLQSNPELHHALCSMGYRTARTSMNLRNALGDPVVKEDPEVRFLERLKPYRDRSGRSRFHYRPPSPPALQVEPTNQGLGTLHRLGEMSRTQGVLALTTFEQALSSWDGACHQLSLAYLPQAEVVTQVVLKGALHLQAVGEPLLHPQLDQLITMAKAKGARVHLRTNAVLLADAAIRQRLLLAPPDTLQIAPDGTCAAEVDAIHGPGAWTRMLEGLTLLRQERNTLHLNDAMLITLVLDAHYEAGSPLLLESLANLVDRIEPAAVNYENATPKCREPFYQLNLLWDGTLIPCSKDINARMPLGSVQQQGVDMIWNGLTATDHAEDLLLNRLESHSQCHSCHDSHD encoded by the coding sequence ATGGCCCTTGTACATAAGGCAGAAGCCCATGATGGCATGCCCGCTTCCATGCAACGGGAGCCGGCTCAGCCTTACACCCAACGCATGGCCCACCTTATCGCGGTGGGCAACCTGGCCCAAGCTAAGGTGGATAGTCGCCGCCTGCTGGAGACGGAGTCCCACAATCTGCACGCTATTTATACCTTGGGCTATCTCTACTGTGCCCAAGGCAATCTGCTGTCCGGCTTAAATAGCTGGCAAGATCTGGTAGAGCTGCTGCACGATCACGAGCAGTTACTCTATTTGCAGCCCCAGCAGCTGCTGTTTTTACAAAGCTTTTGCGGCCAGTTATTGCAAGTGTGCGGCGAGGTTAACCATCTGGTCACCCTACAGAGCAACCCAGAGCTACACCATGCCCTATGCAGCATGGGCTATCGCACCGCCCGCACCTCCATGAACCTGCGCAACGCCCTAGGCGACCCGGTGGTTAAAGAAGACCCTGAGGTGCGCTTTTTAGAGCGTTTAAAGCCCTATCGGGATCGCTCTGGGCGTAGCCGCTTTCACTATCGTCCCCCCTCACCCCCCGCGTTACAAGTGGAGCCCACCAACCAAGGTTTGGGCACCTTGCATCGGTTGGGGGAGATGAGTCGCACTCAAGGTGTGTTGGCACTCACCACCTTTGAGCAGGCCCTGAGCAGCTGGGATGGCGCCTGCCATCAGCTTAGCCTCGCCTATCTACCCCAAGCCGAGGTGGTCACGCAGGTGGTGCTCAAGGGCGCGTTGCACCTGCAAGCGGTGGGCGAACCGCTGTTGCATCCCCAATTAGATCAGCTCATTACCATGGCGAAAGCCAAGGGGGCCAGGGTCCATCTGCGCACCAACGCCGTATTACTGGCCGATGCCGCCATTCGCCAACGCCTATTGCTGGCCCCGCCCGACACCCTCCAGATCGCCCCAGATGGCACCTGTGCCGCTGAGGTTGACGCCATTCATGGCCCTGGTGCCTGGACGCGCATGCTAGAGGGGCTGACCCTGCTCCGGCAGGAGCGTAACACCCTGCATTTAAACGATGCCATGCTCATCACCCTGGTTTTGGATGCCCATTATGAGGCTGGTTCGCCGCTGTTGTTGGAGTCTCTGGCAAACCTTGTAGACCGTATTGAACCCGCTGCGGTTAACTATGAAAATGCCACCCCCAAATGTCGGGAGCCCTTCTACCAACTCAATTTATTGTGGGATGGTACCTTGATCCCCTGTAGTAAGGACATCAATGCCCGCATGCCCCTTGGTAGCGTACAGCAGCAAGGGGTAGATATGATCTGGAATGGCCTTACCGCCACCGATCATGCCGAGGATCTGCTGCTTAACCGGCTGGAGTCCCACAGCCAATGTCACAGTTGTCACGACAGCCACGACTAA
- a CDS encoding GNAT family N-acetyltransferase — protein sequence MPDIHPILDADLPAAAHFLHTHMNPNLSTTQWCQAFQHGWLPDRPNHGFMLVDKGEIVGLFMAVYGQRLIRGTLARFCNPNSWVVLPAYRGNYSRLLMRALLEQPDFHFFITTPNPVVTKLFERAHFTTMDARLSLLPCLPGLPLPRQAILTDLDAIEASLDAANGAIVRDHRGLPWLKWVVVGPPQQACLVLYKTRIFKKLPSARILYLSNTTHFLAQRWVLGRYLLLRHGMATMQVDTRFFPTPPPLSYTLIDRQPKLYSSPTLEGADFGYIYSESVALDQ from the coding sequence ATGCCCGACATTCACCCCATTTTGGATGCAGATTTACCCGCAGCCGCCCACTTTCTGCACACCCATATGAACCCCAATCTAAGCACCACCCAGTGGTGCCAAGCCTTTCAGCATGGCTGGTTGCCCGACCGCCCCAACCATGGTTTTATGTTGGTGGATAAGGGGGAGATTGTGGGGCTCTTTATGGCGGTTTACGGACAGCGCTTGATCCGGGGCACGCTGGCCCGCTTTTGCAACCCCAATAGCTGGGTGGTGTTGCCCGCATACCGGGGCAACTACAGTCGCCTATTAATGCGTGCGCTGTTGGAGCAGCCGGATTTTCATTTTTTTATTACCACCCCCAACCCGGTGGTGACCAAGCTGTTTGAGCGTGCCCATTTTACCACCATGGATGCCCGTCTCTCACTGCTGCCCTGTCTACCGGGGCTACCCTTACCAAGACAGGCCATCCTCACCGACCTGGACGCCATAGAAGCCTCCCTGGATGCCGCCAATGGCGCCATCGTGCGGGACCATCGCGGGTTGCCCTGGCTTAAATGGGTGGTGGTTGGCCCCCCCCAGCAAGCCTGCTTGGTGCTGTATAAAACCCGCATCTTTAAAAAACTGCCCAGTGCCCGCATTCTTTACCTGAGCAATACCACACATTTCTTGGCTCAGCGCTGGGTGTTGGGTCGTTACCTGTTGCTTCGCCATGGCATGGCGACCATGCAGGTCGATACCCGCTTTTTCCCAACACCGCCACCCCTCTCTTACACGCTTATTGACCGGCAACCCAAACTCTACTCCAGCCCCACCCTGGAAGGTGCGGATTTTGGCTATATCTACTCCGAGTCGGTGGCTTTGGATCAATAA
- a CDS encoding MBL fold metallo-hydrolase, giving the protein MLKIALGLLLLIVLGLLMRSMLATPYYGGPLSDHFDGQRFYDTQTPPKRFLDLFKWKLFGEKTPWPEWVEIAPQPAPPKRVAGGALRLTFVNHNTVLIQTAGLNILTDPQWSQRASPVRFLGPRRVHAPGVALADLPPIDVVLISHSHYDHMDRDTLQQLYAQHKPRILVGLGGVALLHEMGVPAEALDWGGHLPLTSVVEAHFVQVKHWSARTLWDRNQALWGGFVLTTAHGNLYFGGDCGYSDAFVQQGQRYGPFRLALLPMGHYAPRWFMRHAHMNPAEAVQAHTDLAARYTLGIHWGTFPLTDEGRTQPLQDLAVALQAGGVDAEHFRTLQPGESWLVPE; this is encoded by the coding sequence ATGTTGAAAATAGCTTTAGGGTTGCTCTTGCTGATCGTGCTGGGGTTGCTCATGCGCTCTATGCTGGCAACCCCATACTATGGTGGCCCACTCAGCGACCATTTTGATGGTCAGCGCTTTTATGACACGCAAACACCCCCCAAACGGTTCTTGGATCTGTTCAAATGGAAGCTGTTCGGCGAGAAAACCCCCTGGCCAGAGTGGGTGGAAATCGCCCCCCAGCCCGCCCCCCCCAAACGGGTTGCGGGGGGTGCGCTGCGGCTGACCTTTGTTAACCATAACACCGTACTCATCCAAACCGCCGGGCTAAATATACTTACCGATCCACAGTGGTCCCAACGGGCCAGCCCGGTGCGTTTTTTGGGGCCCCGGCGGGTGCATGCCCCTGGGGTGGCCCTGGCCGATCTGCCCCCCATTGATGTGGTGCTGATTAGTCATAGCCACTATGACCATATGGATCGTGACACCCTGCAACAGCTCTATGCCCAGCATAAACCGCGCATTTTAGTGGGCTTGGGCGGTGTGGCCCTATTACATGAGATGGGTGTGCCCGCCGAAGCGCTGGATTGGGGTGGGCATCTGCCCCTAACATCCGTAGTGGAGGCCCACTTTGTACAGGTAAAACATTGGTCGGCGCGTACCCTGTGGGACCGCAATCAAGCCCTGTGGGGGGGCTTTGTACTCACCACCGCCCATGGCAACCTCTACTTTGGCGGGGATTGTGGCTATAGCGACGCCTTTGTGCAACAGGGGCAGCGCTATGGACCCTTCCGGCTGGCCCTGCTACCCATGGGTCACTATGCGCCGCGCTGGTTTATGCGCCATGCCCATATGAATCCCGCCGAGGCGGTGCAGGCGCATACCGATCTGGCAGCCCGCTACACGCTGGGTATTCATTGGGGCACCTTTCCCCTGACCGATGAAGGGCGCACCCAGCCGCTGCAAGATCTCGCCGTGGCCCTGCAAGCGGGAGGCGTGGATGCAGAACATTTTCGTACCTTACAGCCCGGGGAGAGCTGGCTGGTGCCCGAGTAG
- a CDS encoding GDP-L-fucose synthase family protein translates to MDKQAKIYVAGHRGMVGSAICRYLQGQGYSNLLLAGRETLDLCRQAEVEQFVAQHAPEYVIIAAARVGGIHANSTYPAEFIRDNIQIATNLVDASYRAKVKKVLFLGSSCIYPKLAPQPMTEDCLLTGALEPTNQWYAIAKIAGIKLCQAYREQYGFNAISAMPTNLYGPEDNFHDLNAHVIPALIARFHQAKLAGQPSVMAWGTGSPRREFLHVDDLAEAVIHLLDHYEGGQQVNVGTGQDVTIKHLTELVAQTVGYMGEIVWDSSKPDGTPRKLLDISKIEALGWSPKIDLAQGLQGAYQWYLDHIDAVRMR, encoded by the coding sequence ATGGATAAGCAAGCAAAAATTTATGTGGCGGGCCATCGTGGCATGGTGGGTTCCGCGATCTGCCGCTATCTACAGGGGCAGGGGTACAGCAATCTTCTGCTTGCAGGACGTGAAACCTTGGATCTATGCCGTCAGGCTGAGGTGGAGCAGTTTGTCGCCCAGCATGCGCCGGAGTATGTGATTATTGCAGCGGCGCGGGTGGGGGGTATTCACGCCAACAGCACCTATCCTGCTGAATTTATCCGCGATAACATCCAAATTGCCACCAATTTAGTTGATGCCTCTTACCGGGCCAAGGTTAAAAAGGTGCTGTTTTTGGGCTCTTCGTGCATCTATCCCAAGCTGGCCCCGCAGCCTATGACCGAAGATTGTCTGCTGACGGGTGCCCTAGAGCCCACCAATCAGTGGTACGCCATTGCCAAGATTGCGGGCATTAAGTTATGTCAGGCTTACCGTGAGCAGTATGGTTTTAATGCCATTAGCGCCATGCCCACCAATTTATATGGGCCAGAGGATAATTTTCATGATCTTAATGCCCATGTGATACCGGCGCTGATTGCGCGTTTTCATCAAGCCAAGCTAGCGGGGCAGCCCTCGGTGATGGCCTGGGGCACGGGTTCGCCCCGGCGTGAATTTTTGCATGTGGATGATTTGGCGGAGGCGGTTATCCACCTCTTGGATCATTATGAGGGGGGGCAGCAGGTTAATGTGGGCACGGGGCAGGATGTGACCATTAAGCATTTGACCGAACTGGTGGCGCAGACGGTGGGGTATATGGGGGAGATTGTCTGGGACAGCAGCAAACCCGATGGCACACCAAGAAAGTTATTGGATATTAGTAAGATTGAAGCGCTGGGCTGGAGCCCCAAGATCGACTTGGCGCAGGGTTTACAGGGGGCTTACCAGTGGTACCTTGACCATATCGACGCTGTGCGCATGCGCTGA
- a CDS encoding DUF4760 domain-containing protein, with protein sequence MDESPLPITLVELLWQGRGALAILVSATLASIFAFFSIRSSRKIARVKNASDMLFASKRDDKFVGGMKQLRAYSNDPDVDVAKFAYPDNFLSLEAEHIRYIANHFERVAVCIDNGVFDEKTVKEAWYTMIVNTWPQVEPYVNMLRVQVQHDKRGTHYQAFEALVVRWKKSPLKKK encoded by the coding sequence GTGGATGAAAGTCCACTACCCATAACTCTGGTGGAACTTTTATGGCAAGGGCGTGGCGCTCTTGCCATTTTAGTATCGGCCACGTTAGCCAGTATCTTTGCCTTTTTTTCGATTCGCTCTTCGCGAAAGATTGCCCGCGTAAAAAACGCCAGCGATATGCTGTTTGCCTCTAAACGAGATGACAAATTTGTAGGAGGCATGAAGCAGCTGCGCGCTTACAGCAACGACCCAGATGTTGACGTCGCTAAATTTGCCTACCCTGATAATTTTTTAAGCCTTGAGGCCGAGCATATACGTTACATTGCCAACCATTTTGAGCGGGTCGCTGTCTGCATAGACAATGGTGTTTTTGATGAAAAGACCGTTAAAGAGGCTTGGTACACGATGATTGTGAATACGTGGCCCCAGGTGGAGCCATACGTTAATATGCTGCGGGTTCAGGTCCAGCACGACAAAAGAGGCACCCACTACCAAGCATTTGAAGCCTTGGTCGTACGCTGGAAAAAATCCCCTCTCAAGAAAAAATAG